The window CGGTGGGCGAGGCGGCGGACCTTTCGGAGACGCCGGTGGAAACCGCCGAGGTGGACGAGACCGCCATGGATGTGGCGCTCGAGGCGCCGGTGTTCGCCTCGGGCGGATGGCTGGACAGCCGGTTCGTGAAGCGCGACGCGATGGCGCCCGGTGCGCGGCTGACGGGGCCGGCGGTGCTGGTGGAGGATCACACGTCGATCTTCGTGGCACCCGGCTGGCAGGCGCGGATTACGGAATTCGATCACGTCGAACTTGTGCGCGTTGAGGCGCGGGACAAGACGGGGGCTGTGGGCACGCAAGCCGACCCGGTGATGCTGGAGGTGTTCAACAACCTTTATATGTCCATCGCCGAGCAGATGGGCGCGGTGCTGGAGAACACGGCCGCGAGTGTCACGATCAAGGAGCGGCTCGATTTCTCCTGCGCGGTCTTCGACGCGGCGGGCGACCTGATCGCCAACGCGCCGCATATGCCGGTGCATCTGGGCAGCATGGGTGCCAGCGTGAAGACGGTGATCGCCGAGAACCCGCAGATGGGGCCGGGGGACGTGTTCGTGCTGAACGCGCCTTACAATGGCGGCACGCATTTGCCGGATATCACGGTTGTCACGCCCGTCTGGGACGATGGCGGGAAAGAGGTGCTATTCTACACCTCCGCCCGTGGGCACCATACGGATGTTGGCGGGCTGACGCCGGGTTCGATGCCGCCGGACAGCCGGACGATCCACGACGAAGGTGCCTATATCGACAACTGGAAGCTGGTGGACAAAGGGCGGTTCCGCGAGGTGGAGACGCGGGAGTTGCTGCTTTCGGCGAAGTACCCGGTGCGGGCGGTGGATATCAACATCGCCGACCTCAAGGCGCAGGTGGCGAGCTGCGAGAAGGGCGCGCAGGAGTTGCGGCGGATGGTGGCGCAGTTCGGTCTGGATGTCGTGCAGGCCTATATGGGCCATGTGCAGGACAATGCGGAGGAATGCGTGCGCCGGGCGATCACCACGCTTTCCGATGCCGATTATGTCTACCGGATGGACCCGGATTTCGACGGGGCGGAGCGGGAGATCCGGGTGAAGCTGCGGGTGAACCGGGAGGCGCGTGAGGCGGTGATCGACTTCACCGGGACGACGGGGCAGCTTGCGACCAACTACAACGCGCCGGAGCCGGTGACGATGGCGGCGGTGCTGTATGTTTTTCGGCTGTTGGTGGACGACAACATCCCGATGAACGAAGGGGTGATGAAGCCCCTACGGGTGATCCTGCCGAAGGGGACGATGCTGAGCCCGGAATACCCGGCGGCGATCATCGCGGGCAATGTGGAGACAAGCCAGGCGGTGACATCGGCGCTGTTGCTGGCGCTGGGTGTGCAGGCGGCGGCGCAATCCACCATGAACAACACGACCTGGGGGAACGCGACGTACCAGTATTACGAGACGATCTGCGGCGGGTCGGGTGCCGGGCGGCTGGCGGATGGGCGGGGGCATCCGGGCACCTCGGGTGTGCACACGCATATGACCAATTCGCGGCTGACGGATCCGGAGGTGCTGGAGTGGCGCTTCCCGGTGGTGCTGGATGCGTTCGGAATCCGGCATGGCTCGGGCGGGGACGGGGAATTTCGCGGCGGCGACGGGACGGTGCGGAAGATCCGGTTCCTCGAGCCGATGACGCTGGCGGTGCTGGCCGGGCACCGTGTGGTGCCGCCGCCGGGGCTGGAGGACGGCGGGCCGGGGGAATGCGGGCGCGTGCGGATCGTGCGGGCGGATGGCGGCGTGGATGAGTTGCGCTCCGCCGATCAGACGGAGATGGGGGCGGGGGATGTCTACTGGCTGGAGACGCCTTCGGGGGGCGGGTTCACGCCCCGGTAGCGGCTGTTGACATGAGGCGCTGACGCGCCGTTCCTTTTCTCCCCGCTCCTTTCCTTCGGAACGGAGCGGGGCCCCGCCGCGACGTCTCCGCCGCGCCTTGATTGGTGGTCTGTAGTCTGGTTTCGGGCTTCTTGATGCTTCTGCTGGGGAAGGCCGACAGGGCCGGCCATCTTCGAGCATCGCGAGTCGCCCCGGTCCGTCAAGGCCGGGCCGCCTTCGGCGGGCGCTGGCGCGCGCCATGACGGACCGGAACGAATCGCGTGTCAGGCTGGTTCGGGGATGGCCACGGGAGCGGTGTGGAGCGAGTCGCCCCGGCGCTCGACGTGCCATGCCGCCTCGGGCGCCATGCGGGCACGGCGGCGGGTGAGGGTCCAGGCGGGGTGGCCGCCGGGGGCAGCCCAGCCGGGGGCGGGGGCCATGTGCCAGCGGCTTTCCACCCCTTGTGCGCCGCCGTCGCCGGGGGTGAGCAGGAGGGCGGTGGGATTGCTGCCGGTCGACTCTGCCGCGAGATGCAGACGGCGGACGGGAGTAAGGGGAGGTGGCTCCGGCAGTTCTGCCACCACCAGTGGTACAACACCGCTGCGCAAGACTTCCTCGACCGTCCACAACAGGTCGTTGGCGCGGCTGGCGGTGACGAAGATGAGGCGGGCCGGTTCCAGCCACGGGATGATGCCGCAGCCGTTCATCCGGCCATCGGCCAGCGCGTGTCTGATCCAGAACACCGGCCCCGAAGCGGCGCGGGCCAGCATCATCGCGAAACTGTGGCGGGCGGGGCCGCAGGCCTCATGCGCGCGGGCCTTCAGCAACATCAGGCCGGGAGCGGGCGTGAGCAAGGCGGTGGGAACGGGCCGGGAGCGGGACAGGGCTGACATGGATGACTCCGTATTTTGTTCTTGTTATGTTCTCATATCCTGCGATATCGTCAAGGGCATGAGCCTGTTTCTGCCCGGACTGGACCTGCCGGTGCCCGCACTGCCCGCGGGGCTTGTCTACACGCCCGAATTCATCAACTCGACTGAGGAGCGGTGCCTGATGGCAGCGGTGGAACGGGAGAAGTGGAACCGCGAAATCAGCCGCCCGCGCCAGTCGCATGGCGGGCGCCACGGGCCGTTGCCGGACTGGCTGGCGGCAATCGCCCGCAGACTGGCCGACAGCGGCCATATGGAAGAAGTGGCGGACAAGGTCGTGGTCAACGGTTACGCGCCCGGGCAGGGCATCGGCGCGCATGTCGATGACACCGCAAGTTGCGGTGGAGAGATTGCGATCGTCAGCCTCGGATCCCTGGTCGAGATGGTCTTCGCCGAGGTGGCAGGTGAGCGAAAGGCGGCGCAATTGCTGGAGCCGCGGAGCCTGCTGATGCTGTCCGGCGCGGCCAGGTATGATTGGAGCCATGCGATTTCGGCGCGCAGGTCCGATCCGGTGGCCGGGATGAGGATGGCGCGGCAATGGCGGGTTTCGCTGACATTCCGCACCAGCGTGCGGCGAGGGCCGGCAACGGCCTGACGCTGTGACCGTTCAGGTGCCGGCGCGCTTGTCGAAGGCGGCAGCAAGCAGGGTGCGGGTATAGTCCGTCCGCGGATTGTCGAAAATCTCGTCGGCCGGGCCGGCTTCCACAACGTCACCCTGTTTCATCACCATCACCTTGTGGCTGAGGGCACGGACAACGCGGAGATCGTGGCTGATGAAGAGGTAGGCTAGACCGTGCCTGCGCTGCAGGTCGCGCAGGAGATCGACGATCTGGCCCTGCACAGTCATATCCAACGCCGATGTCGGCTCATCCAGCACAAGCAGTTTCGGTTCGAGAACCATGGCGCGGGCGATGGCGATGCGCTGGCGCTGCCCACCCGAGAACTCATGCGGATAGCGTTCCAGCATCGCCGGGTCGAGACCGACCTCGTGCATCGCCGCGCGTACCCTTTCTCGCGGATTGCCGTGCCGGTGTACCGTCAGCCCCTCGCCGATGATGTCGGCGATGGTCATGCGCGGAGAGAGCGACCCGAACGGATCCTGAAAGACCATCTGGATCTGGGATCGGAGCGGGCGGAGCTGACGGTTCGTCCAGCCCTGTATGTCACGCCCCTCAAAGCGGATCGGGCCCTCCGATGAGATCAGGCGCATGATCGCCAGGGCCAGTGTCGTCTTGCCTGAACCACTCTCGCCGACGATACCGATGGTTTCGCCCGCATGGAGGCGCAGGGTTGCAGCATTGACCGCCTTAACGTGGCCGACTGTCTTGCGCATGAAGCCGCGCTGGATCGGAAACCAGATACGCAGACCGTCGGTGTGAACGACTTCACCGGCGCCGGCAGGCACCGGGGCGGGGCGGCCGCTGGGTTCGGCGGCAAGCAGCATTTTCGTGTAGGGATGCTGTGGGTTGTCGAAAATTTCGGCCGT of the Algicella marina genome contains:
- a CDS encoding ImuA family protein, with protein sequence MSALSRSRPVPTALLTPAPGLMLLKARAHEACGPARHSFAMMLARAASGPVFWIRHALADGRMNGCGIIPWLEPARLIFVTASRANDLLWTVEEVLRSGVVPLVVAELPEPPPLTPVRRLHLAAESTGSNPTALLLTPGDGGAQGVESRWHMAPAPGWAAPGGHPAWTLTRRRARMAPEAAWHVERRGDSLHTAPVAIPEPA
- a CDS encoding alpha-ketoglutarate-dependent dioxygenase AlkB, which produces MDDSVFCSCYVLISCDIVKGMSLFLPGLDLPVPALPAGLVYTPEFINSTEERCLMAAVEREKWNREISRPRQSHGGRHGPLPDWLAAIARRLADSGHMEEVADKVVVNGYAPGQGIGAHVDDTASCGGEIAIVSLGSLVEMVFAEVAGERKAAQLLEPRSLLMLSGAARYDWSHAISARRSDPVAGMRMARQWRVSLTFRTSVRRGPATA
- a CDS encoding hydantoinase B/oxoprolinase family protein; this encodes MSVWDFWVDRGGTFTDIVARDPEGVLHRAKLLSENPEQYEDAALAGMRRFLGLEADERIPVARLGALKMGTTVATNALLERKGAPVVLVTTQGLGEQLRLAYQHRPRLFDRHIVLPEMLYRHVIEANERVRADGAVEVPLDLGHLEAELGAARETGIEACAIVFVHGYRHTAHEAAAAKLAREMGFAQVSVSHEVSPLMKMVSRGDTTVVDAYLSPILRAYIDRVAAAFEGDIAGKVMFMQSSGGLTDATRFQGKDAILSGPAGGVVGAVRTSAIAGQERIIGFDMGGTSTDVCHYAGEYERVLNTEVAGVRITAPMMNIHTVAAGGGSLLTYDGTRMRVGPESAGANPGPACYGRSGALAVTDANVMLGRLRPEFFPAIFGPEADRPLDAEATKAAFEALAGEIGMAPEEAAEGFLKIAVENMANAIKKISVQRGYDVQGYCLTVFGGAGAQHACAIADTLGMERCLIHPMASLLSAYGMGLADIRASRQEAVEAVLGAEARLEAAARLDALGSAVLGEVEAQGVAETRIRVVMTAHLKVKGTDTALGVPFGPEAEMREAFAEAHKARFGFDPGEADLVIEAVSAEAVGEAADLSETPVETAEVDETAMDVALEAPVFASGGWLDSRFVKRDAMAPGARLTGPAVLVEDHTSIFVAPGWQARITEFDHVELVRVEARDKTGAVGTQADPVMLEVFNNLYMSIAEQMGAVLENTAASVTIKERLDFSCAVFDAAGDLIANAPHMPVHLGSMGASVKTVIAENPQMGPGDVFVLNAPYNGGTHLPDITVVTPVWDDGGKEVLFYTSARGHHTDVGGLTPGSMPPDSRTIHDEGAYIDNWKLVDKGRFREVETRELLLSAKYPVRAVDINIADLKAQVASCEKGAQELRRMVAQFGLDVVQAYMGHVQDNAEECVRRAITTLSDADYVYRMDPDFDGAEREIRVKLRVNREAREAVIDFTGTTGQLATNYNAPEPVTMAAVLYVFRLLVDDNIPMNEGVMKPLRVILPKGTMLSPEYPAAIIAGNVETSQAVTSALLLALGVQAAAQSTMNNTTWGNATYQYYETICGGSGAGRLADGRGHPGTSGVHTHMTNSRLTDPEVLEWRFPVVLDAFGIRHGSGGDGEFRGGDGTVRKIRFLEPMTLAVLAGHRVVPPPGLEDGGPGECGRVRIVRADGGVDELRSADQTEMGAGDVYWLETPSGGGFTPR
- a CDS encoding ABC transporter ATP-binding protein gives rise to the protein MNPILKIDNLSITFRQGGKATHAVKGVSFEVAEGETVALVGESGSGKSVTALSTVRLLGDGAEVAGSVRYRGEEMVTASDTALRRVRGNDVSFIFQEPMTSLNPLQTIEKQIIESLELHQGLTRTAARKRTLDLLRQVGIRDAESRLSSYPHQLSGGQRQRVMIAMALANGPHLLVADEPTTALDVTIEAQILELLADLKRKESMSMLFITHDLGIVRKIADRVCVMQHGEIVEQGPTAEIFDNPQHPYTKMLLAAEPSGRPAPVPAGAGEVVHTDGLRIWFPIQRGFMRKTVGHVKAVNAATLRLHAGETIGIVGESGSGKTTLALAIMRLISSEGPIRFEGRDIQGWTNRQLRPLRSQIQMVFQDPFGSLSPRMTIADIIGEGLTVHRHGNPRERVRAAMHEVGLDPAMLERYPHEFSGGQRQRIAIARAMVLEPKLLVLDEPTSALDMTVQGQIVDLLRDLQRRHGLAYLFISHDLRVVRALSHKVMVMKQGDVVEAGPADEIFDNPRTDYTRTLLAAAFDKRAGT